From the Lathyrus oleraceus cultivar Zhongwan6 chromosome 4, CAAS_Psat_ZW6_1.0, whole genome shotgun sequence genome, one window contains:
- the LOC127076681 gene encoding probable plastidic glucose transporter 2 yields MDKLGRKVLLFWSFFGMAISMIIQATGASSLLLNTGALYLSVGGMLMFVFTFALGAGPVPGLLLTEIFPSRIRAKAMAFCMSVHWVCNFLVGLLFLRLLEKLGPQLLYSMFATFCMMAVIFVKRNVVETKGKSLQEIEIALLPQD; encoded by the exons ATGGATAAACTTGGAAGGAAGGTTCTACTCTTTTGGAGTTTCTTTGGCATG GCGATATCAATGATCATTCAAGCCACAGGAGCAAGTTCACTTTTACTAAACACGGGAGCTCTGTACCTATCTGTTGGTGGCATGCTAAT GTTTGTCTTTACATTTGCTCTTGGAGCTGGTCCAGTTCCAGGTCTACTTCTAACAGAAATCTTTCCCAGTCGAATCAGAGCCAAAGCCATGGCATTCTGTATGTCTGTACATTGG GTCTGTAATTTCCTTGTTGGGTTACTGTTCTTGCGTTTACTGGAGAAACTTGGTCCACAACTGCTTTACTCAATGTTTGCTACATTCTGCATGATGGCAGTAATCTTTGTAAAAAGAAATGTGGTGGAAACCAAAGGGAAATCACTTCAAGAAATTGAGATAGCACTTCTTCCCCAAGACTAG
- the LOC127076679 gene encoding probable serine/threonine-protein kinase PBL19, producing the protein MKCFYYFKFIHKGRGQRSAPELKEQEKSQFSGSERVTKSSCSSTSSPRGIPKLYEEKGHNLRVFSFSELKRATSDFNRLLKIGEGGFGSVFKGSIKPVDGNGENLLVAIKRLNKDALQGHKQWLTEVQFLGVVEHPNLVKLIGYCALDGERGIQRLLVYEYMPNRSLEAHLFNKAYDPVPWKTRLEIALGAAQGLSYLHEEIEVQVIYRDFKCSNVLLDENFKPKLSDFGLAREGPVAGDTHVSTAVMGTHGYAAPDYIETGHLTSKSDVWSFGVVLYEILTGRRSLARNRPKTEQKLLEWVKNYPPDSKKFDAIMDPRLEGQYSINAARQIAKLADHCLRKSAKDRPAMSQVVERLKQIIQDSDEEQEQEQDEHETNEINIVEVAENESVEPPLEEANSSGSTELWRKRMEHLAKLGEHVESASRKRFMIQQRTNVSS; encoded by the exons ATGAAGTGCTTTTACTATTTTAAATTTATACACAAGGGTAGGGGACAAAGATCAGCACCTGAGCTAAAAGAGCAAGAGAAAAGCCAGTTTTCAGGATCTGAAAGAGTTACAAAGTCTTCTTGTTCATCTACTTCTTCACCTAGGGGTATACCGAAACTCTATGAGGAGAAGGGTCATAATTTGAGGGTGTTTTCTTTCTCAGAGCTTAAACGTGCAACAAGTGATTTCAATAGGCTTCTTAAGATAGGTGAAGGTGGATTTGGAAGTGTTTTTAAAGGTTCAATTAAGCCTGTTGATGGAAATGGTGAGAATCTCTTAGTTGCCATCAAAAGACTTAACAAAGATGCATTGCAG GGTCATAAGCAATGGTTGACAGAAGTTCAATTTCTCGGTGTTGTGGAGCATCCAAACCTTGTGAAGCTTATTGGTTACTGTGCTTTGGATGGTGAGAGAGGGATTCAAAGATTACTCGTGTACGAATACATGCCGAATCGAAGCTTAGAAGCTCATCTTTTCAATAAAGCTTATGATCCTGTGCCTTGGAAGACAAGACTTGAAATTGCACTTGGAGCAGCTCAAGGCTTATCTTATCTCCATGAAGAAATAGAAGTCCAG GTGATATATCGCGATTTTAAATGCTCGAACGTGCTACTGGATGAAAATTTTAAACCGAAACTTTCTGATTTCGGACTCGCTAGGGAGGGACCGGTAGCAGGGGATACTCATGTTTCAACTGCT GTAATGGGGACACATGGTTACGCTGCTCCGGATTACATTGAGACAGGCCATCTCACTTCCAAGAGTGACGTGTGGAGTTTCGGTGTCGTGCTATACGAAATACTCACCGGTAGGCGTTCGTTGGCAAGAAACCGGCCGAAAACTGAACAAAAACTATTGGAATGGGTGAAGAACTATCCACCTGATAGCAAAAAGTTTGACGCAATAATGGATCCAAGACTTGAGGGACAATATTCAATCAACGCAGCGAGACAAATCGCAAAGCTCGCCGATCATTGTTTGCGTAAGAGCGCGAAAGATAGGCCGGCAATGAGTCAGGTGGTAGAGAGATTAAAGCAAATAATACAAGATTCCGATGaagaacaagaacaagaacaagaTGAACACGAGACTAATGAGATAAACATCGTTGAGGTAGCTGAAAATGAATCGGTTGAGCCGCCTCTAGAAGAGGCGAATTCGTCGGGATCGACCGAGTTATGGAGAAAGAGAATGGAACATCTTGCAAAACTTGGTGAGCATGTGGAGAGTGCTAGTAGAAAAAGGTTTATGATCCAACAGAGAACTAATGTGTCTTCTTAG
- the LOC127076680 gene encoding uncharacterized protein LOC127076680, with amino-acid sequence MERGKSSLQGVGVPSGVVDQGVSQGAAAGTALPPLRKRKLNASGSRKTSTDWEEFNILPDEPEPIAACKHCHKRYRCDPKTHGTSNMLAHSKVCYKNPALLLKDPNQTNLVSGEGGFLVPTSQRFNAAACRKAINTFVILDEHSFRVVEGVGFKQMCKQLQPQMAIPTRRTVARDCFQLYLAEKSRLKAFLNLIVLGLH; translated from the exons ATGGAGCGCGGCAAAAGTAGCTTGCAAGGAGTTGGAGTTCCTAGCGGAGTTGTAGATCAAGGAGTGAGTCAAG GAGCAGCTGCTGGTACTGCACTCCCTCCACTTCGAAAAAGGAAACTTAATGCTAGTGGTAGTAGAAAAACTTCTACGGATTGGGAAGAGTTTAACATTTTACCGGATGAGCCTGAACCTATAGCCGCGTGTAAACACTGTCATAAAAGGTACCGATGTGACCCTAAAACACATGGTACTTCTAACATGCTAGCTCACTCGAAAGTGTGTTACAAAAACCCTGCCCTTTTGTTGAAAGACCCCAATCAGACAAACCTTGTAAGCGGCGAGGGTGGGTTTTTAGTTCCAACTAGTCAAAGGTTTAATGCTGCAGCCTGTAGGAAGGCCATTAATACCTTTGTTATCCTTGATGAACATTCCTTTAGAGTGGTTGAGGGTGTTGGTTTTAAGCAAATGTGTAAACAATTGCAACCCCAAATGGCTATCCCTACTAGGAGGACCGTTGCTAGGGATTGTTTTCAGCTTTACCTAGCTGAAAAGTCACGTCTTAAAGCCTTTTTAAATCTGATTGTACTAGGGTTGCACTAA